A single Elaeis guineensis isolate ETL-2024a chromosome 15, EG11, whole genome shotgun sequence DNA region contains:
- the LOC105032340 gene encoding splicing factor U2af large subunit B isoform X3, whose product MFPNMFPLGAGQFPTLPVMPVQAMTQQATRHARRVYVGGLPPTANEQSVATFFSQVMSAIGGNTAGPGDAVVNVYINHEKKFAFVEMRSVEEASNAMALDGIIFEGAPVKVRRPSDYNPSLAAALGPSQPNPNLNLAAVGLTPGSAGGLEGPDRIFVGGLPYYFTEAQVRELLESFGPLRGFDLVKDRETGNSKGYAFCVYQDLSVTDIACAALNGIKMGDKTLTVRRANQGAQQPRPEQESVLLQAQQQVALQRLVYQAGSLPTKIVCLTQVVSADELKDDEEYEDIVEDMRGEGGKYGKLVNVIIPRPGPNGEPAPGVGKVFLEYADIDGSTKARQGLHGRKFGGNQVVAVFYPETKFAQGEYDD is encoded by the exons ATGTTTCCAAATATGTTTCCTCTAGGAGCTGGCCAG TTCCCAACTCTTCCTGTGATGCCAGTGCAAGCAATGACACAGCAG GCAACTCGACATGCTCGGCGTGTGTATGTTGGTGGCCTCCCCCCTACTGCAAATGAACAG TCAGTTGCAACTTTCTTTAGCCAGGTTATGTCTGCCATTGGAGGAAACACGGCTGGTCCAG GTGATGCTGTTGTGAATGTGTATATAAACCATGAGAAGAAATTCGCTTTTGTGGAAATGAGATCTGTTGAAGAAGCAAGCAATGCAATGGCCTTGGATGGCATCATTTTTGAG GGTGCTCCAGTAAAGGTCAGACGGCCCAGCGACTATAATCCTTCTCTCGCTGCTGCACTTGGCCCCAGCCAGCCCAATCCCAATCTTAACCTTGCTGCAGTTGGGCTTACACCAGGTTCTGCTGGTGGCCTTGAGGGTCCTGATCGCATTTTCGTGGGTGGACTTCCATACTATTTTACAGAAGCACAAGTAAGGGAATTGCTTGAGTCCTTTGGACCTCTTCGAGGTTTTGATCTGGTGAAGGACAGGGAAACTGGTAACTCGAAAGGCTATGCCTTCTGTGTCTATCAAGACCTCTCGGTTACAGACATTGCTTGTGCTGCTCTTAATGGCATCAAGATGGGAGATAAAACCCTGACTGTAAGGCGTGCAAACCAAGGTGCCCAACAACCTAGGCCTGAGCAAGAAAGTGTGTTATTGCAGGCACAACAACAAGTGGCTTTGCAG AGGCTTGTGTACCAGGCAGGGTCCCTTCCAACCAAGATAGTGTGCTTAACGCAGGTAGTTAGTGCAGATGAATTGAAAGATGACGAGGAATATGAAGACATAGTGGAAGACATGAGGGGAGAGGGTGGAAAATATG GGAAATTAGTGAATGTTATCATCCCTAGACCTGGTCCAAATGGAGAACCAGCTCCTGGTGTTGGAAAG GTATTTTTGGAGTATGCGGACATTGATGGATCCACAAAAGCCAGGCAAGGGTTGCATGGAAGGAAATTTGGGGGAAATCAGGTTGTTGCGGTTTTCTACCCAGAGACCAAGTTTGCCCAAGGAGAATATGATGATTGA
- the LOC105032340 gene encoding splicing factor U2af large subunit B isoform X1, whose product MPDYGERYEGNGEGYTEYGGASPLPKSSGFDDFGDSRSQYGSHEHEKVSSQGRDRDREKERDRDRERDRDKGRDRDRDRERDRHHRDHRDRSEKSDHGRDRSDDHDRHRSRDYDRRRDYDRDRERRHRHRSRSQSQSRGRSDHRSGSRSRSRSRSKSKRISGFDMAPPVSALIPGATTAGQLPVTTPTIPGMFPNMFPLGAGQFPTLPVMPVQAMTQQATRHARRVYVGGLPPTANEQSVATFFSQVMSAIGGNTAGPGDAVVNVYINHEKKFAFVEMRSVEEASNAMALDGIIFEGAPVKVRRPSDYNPSLAAALGPSQPNPNLNLAAVGLTPGSAGGLEGPDRIFVGGLPYYFTEAQVRELLESFGPLRGFDLVKDRETGNSKGYAFCVYQDLSVTDIACAALNGIKMGDKTLTVRRANQGAQQPRPEQESVLLQAQQQVALQRLVYQAGSLPTKIVCLTQVVSADELKDDEEYEDIVEDMRGEGGKYGKLVNVIIPRPGPNGEPAPGVGKVFLEYADIDGSTKARQGLHGRKFGGNQVVAVFYPETKFAQGEYDD is encoded by the exons ATGCCGGACTACGGGGAGAGATACGAAGGCAACGGCGAGGGATACACCGAGTACGGAGGCGCCTCCCCTCTTCCGAAGAGCAGCGGCTTCGACGACTTCGGTGATTCCAGATCGCAG TACGGTTCTCATGAACATGAGAAGGTGTCTTCACAAGGCAGAGACAgggatagagaaaaagagagggacaGGGATAGGGAGCGTGACAGGGATAAGGGTCGGGACAGAGATAGAGATAGGGAGAGGGATCGCCATCACAGAGACCACCGGGACAGAAGTGAAAAAAGTGATCATGGCCGAGATAGATCTGATGATCATGACCGTCATCGTAGCCGAGACTACGATAG GCGTAGGGACTATGATCGTGATAGAGAACGGCGCCATAGGCATCGTTCTCGATCTCAGTCTCAATCAAGGGGTAGATCTGATCATAGATCAGGATCTCGTTCTCGTTCCCGTTCGAGATCAAAGAG CAAACGTATCAGCGGTTTTGACATGGCTCCACCTGTGTCGGCTCTGATACCTGGTGCAACTACTGCAG GTCAGCTACCTGTAACCACACCAACCATTCCCGGAATGTTTCCAAATATGTTTCCTCTAGGAGCTGGCCAG TTCCCAACTCTTCCTGTGATGCCAGTGCAAGCAATGACACAGCAG GCAACTCGACATGCTCGGCGTGTGTATGTTGGTGGCCTCCCCCCTACTGCAAATGAACAG TCAGTTGCAACTTTCTTTAGCCAGGTTATGTCTGCCATTGGAGGAAACACGGCTGGTCCAG GTGATGCTGTTGTGAATGTGTATATAAACCATGAGAAGAAATTCGCTTTTGTGGAAATGAGATCTGTTGAAGAAGCAAGCAATGCAATGGCCTTGGATGGCATCATTTTTGAG GGTGCTCCAGTAAAGGTCAGACGGCCCAGCGACTATAATCCTTCTCTCGCTGCTGCACTTGGCCCCAGCCAGCCCAATCCCAATCTTAACCTTGCTGCAGTTGGGCTTACACCAGGTTCTGCTGGTGGCCTTGAGGGTCCTGATCGCATTTTCGTGGGTGGACTTCCATACTATTTTACAGAAGCACAAGTAAGGGAATTGCTTGAGTCCTTTGGACCTCTTCGAGGTTTTGATCTGGTGAAGGACAGGGAAACTGGTAACTCGAAAGGCTATGCCTTCTGTGTCTATCAAGACCTCTCGGTTACAGACATTGCTTGTGCTGCTCTTAATGGCATCAAGATGGGAGATAAAACCCTGACTGTAAGGCGTGCAAACCAAGGTGCCCAACAACCTAGGCCTGAGCAAGAAAGTGTGTTATTGCAGGCACAACAACAAGTGGCTTTGCAG AGGCTTGTGTACCAGGCAGGGTCCCTTCCAACCAAGATAGTGTGCTTAACGCAGGTAGTTAGTGCAGATGAATTGAAAGATGACGAGGAATATGAAGACATAGTGGAAGACATGAGGGGAGAGGGTGGAAAATATG GGAAATTAGTGAATGTTATCATCCCTAGACCTGGTCCAAATGGAGAACCAGCTCCTGGTGTTGGAAAG GTATTTTTGGAGTATGCGGACATTGATGGATCCACAAAAGCCAGGCAAGGGTTGCATGGAAGGAAATTTGGGGGAAATCAGGTTGTTGCGGTTTTCTACCCAGAGACCAAGTTTGCCCAAGGAGAATATGATGATTGA
- the LOC105032340 gene encoding splicing factor U2af large subunit B isoform X2 — protein sequence MPDYGERYEGNGEGYTEYGGASPLPKSSGFDDFGDSRSQYGSHEHEKVSSQGRDRDREKERDRDRERDRDKGRDRDRDRERDRHHRDHRDRSEKSDHGRDRSDDHDRHRSRDYDRRRDYDRDRERRHRHRSRSQSQSRGRSDHRSGSRSRSRSRSKSKRISGFDMAPPVSALIPGATTAGQLPVTTPTIPGMFPNMFPLGAGQFPTLPVMPVQAMTQQATRHARRVYVGGLPPTANEQSVATFFSQVMSAIGGNTAGPGDAVVNVYINHEKKFAFVEMRSVEEASNAMALDGIIFEGAPVKVRRPSDYNPSLAAALGPSQPNPNLNLAAVGLTPGSAGGLEGPDRIFVGGLPYYFTEAQVRELLESFGPLRGFDLVKDRETGNSKGYAFCVYQDLSVTDIACAALNGIKMGDKTLTVRRANQGAQQPRPEQESVLLQAQQQVALQRLVYQAGSLPTKIVCLTQVVSADELKDDEEYEDIVEDMRGEGGKYGKLVNVIIPRPGPNGEPAPGVGKIHESMLTNASRSSPCAFLIFLGIFGVCGH from the exons ATGCCGGACTACGGGGAGAGATACGAAGGCAACGGCGAGGGATACACCGAGTACGGAGGCGCCTCCCCTCTTCCGAAGAGCAGCGGCTTCGACGACTTCGGTGATTCCAGATCGCAG TACGGTTCTCATGAACATGAGAAGGTGTCTTCACAAGGCAGAGACAgggatagagaaaaagagagggacaGGGATAGGGAGCGTGACAGGGATAAGGGTCGGGACAGAGATAGAGATAGGGAGAGGGATCGCCATCACAGAGACCACCGGGACAGAAGTGAAAAAAGTGATCATGGCCGAGATAGATCTGATGATCATGACCGTCATCGTAGCCGAGACTACGATAG GCGTAGGGACTATGATCGTGATAGAGAACGGCGCCATAGGCATCGTTCTCGATCTCAGTCTCAATCAAGGGGTAGATCTGATCATAGATCAGGATCTCGTTCTCGTTCCCGTTCGAGATCAAAGAG CAAACGTATCAGCGGTTTTGACATGGCTCCACCTGTGTCGGCTCTGATACCTGGTGCAACTACTGCAG GTCAGCTACCTGTAACCACACCAACCATTCCCGGAATGTTTCCAAATATGTTTCCTCTAGGAGCTGGCCAG TTCCCAACTCTTCCTGTGATGCCAGTGCAAGCAATGACACAGCAG GCAACTCGACATGCTCGGCGTGTGTATGTTGGTGGCCTCCCCCCTACTGCAAATGAACAG TCAGTTGCAACTTTCTTTAGCCAGGTTATGTCTGCCATTGGAGGAAACACGGCTGGTCCAG GTGATGCTGTTGTGAATGTGTATATAAACCATGAGAAGAAATTCGCTTTTGTGGAAATGAGATCTGTTGAAGAAGCAAGCAATGCAATGGCCTTGGATGGCATCATTTTTGAG GGTGCTCCAGTAAAGGTCAGACGGCCCAGCGACTATAATCCTTCTCTCGCTGCTGCACTTGGCCCCAGCCAGCCCAATCCCAATCTTAACCTTGCTGCAGTTGGGCTTACACCAGGTTCTGCTGGTGGCCTTGAGGGTCCTGATCGCATTTTCGTGGGTGGACTTCCATACTATTTTACAGAAGCACAAGTAAGGGAATTGCTTGAGTCCTTTGGACCTCTTCGAGGTTTTGATCTGGTGAAGGACAGGGAAACTGGTAACTCGAAAGGCTATGCCTTCTGTGTCTATCAAGACCTCTCGGTTACAGACATTGCTTGTGCTGCTCTTAATGGCATCAAGATGGGAGATAAAACCCTGACTGTAAGGCGTGCAAACCAAGGTGCCCAACAACCTAGGCCTGAGCAAGAAAGTGTGTTATTGCAGGCACAACAACAAGTGGCTTTGCAG AGGCTTGTGTACCAGGCAGGGTCCCTTCCAACCAAGATAGTGTGCTTAACGCAGGTAGTTAGTGCAGATGAATTGAAAGATGACGAGGAATATGAAGACATAGTGGAAGACATGAGGGGAGAGGGTGGAAAATATG GGAAATTAGTGAATGTTATCATCCCTAGACCTGGTCCAAATGGAGAACCAGCTCCTGGTGTTGGAAAG ATTCATGAATCCATGCTTACAAATGCAAGCAGATCCTCACCCTGTGCATTCCTTATTTTTCTTG GTATTTTTGGAGTATGCGGACATTGA